One genomic region from Vibrio sp. STUT-A11 encodes:
- the kduD gene encoding 2-dehydro-3-deoxy-D-gluconate 5-dehydrogenase KduD, protein MILESFNLEGKVAIVTGCDTGLGQGMALGLAKAGCDIVGVNIIEPTETIEKIEAEGRKFVDIRANLMTLDDIPSIVDRAVTELGRIDILVNNAGIIRREDAIEFSEQDWDDVMNINIKSVFFMSQAVAKQFIAQGEGGKIINVASMLSFQGGIRVPSYTASKSGVMGVTRLMANEWASHDINVNAIAPGYMATNNTAALRADEERNAAILERIPAERWGLPEDLAGPCVFLASKAADYINGYTIAVDGGWLAR, encoded by the coding sequence ATGATTCTTGAGTCATTTAACCTTGAAGGCAAAGTCGCCATTGTTACTGGTTGTGACACTGGTCTTGGCCAAGGTATGGCGCTTGGTTTAGCAAAAGCCGGCTGTGACATCGTGGGCGTAAACATCATTGAACCGACAGAAACCATTGAGAAAATTGAAGCAGAAGGCCGCAAATTTGTTGATATCCGCGCTAACCTAATGACGTTGGATGACATCCCATCAATCGTTGATCGCGCCGTCACAGAGCTGGGCCGTATTGATATTCTGGTAAACAATGCGGGTATCATCCGCCGCGAAGATGCGATTGAGTTTTCTGAGCAAGATTGGGATGACGTAATGAACATCAACATTAAATCGGTGTTCTTTATGTCTCAGGCAGTGGCAAAACAGTTCATCGCTCAAGGTGAAGGTGGCAAGATCATCAACGTCGCATCTATGCTGTCTTTCCAAGGCGGTATCCGCGTTCCTTCATACACTGCCTCTAAGAGCGGAGTTATGGGTGTTACGCGCCTAATGGCGAACGAGTGGGCAAGTCACGACATTAACGTAAACGCGATTGCACCAGGTTACATGGCAACAAATAACACCGCTGCTTTACGTGCTGACGAAGAGCGTAACGCTGCAATCCTTGAACGTATCCCTGCTGAACGCTGGGGCTTGCCTGAAGATTTAGCTGGCCCTTGTGTATTTTTGGCATCAAAAGCGGCTGATTACATCAATGGTTACACGATAGCGGTTGACGGTGGTTGGTTAGCTCGCTAA
- a CDS encoding YgjV family protein, with the protein MDATTLAQALGFISFGLGFSVFYQKNDKRLKILMLIFNLNHLLHFLLLGSMVSALGALLSTIRTTTAIFVSSKRIATAFIGISLVSGFWVAEQWRDVWPILGTVIGTYSVFCLSGIRMRSGFLLGACCWLTNNILVGSIGGTLLEMTVIVMNSTTIYRLYRQRTEPKLNQSVIE; encoded by the coding sequence GTGGATGCCACAACATTAGCGCAAGCATTAGGGTTTATTAGTTTTGGTTTGGGGTTCTCCGTCTTTTACCAAAAAAATGATAAGCGCCTAAAAATCTTGATGCTAATCTTTAATCTCAATCATCTTCTCCATTTTTTATTGCTCGGTTCAATGGTCTCTGCGCTTGGCGCGTTATTATCGACAATCCGGACGACCACGGCAATTTTTGTTTCGTCGAAGCGAATCGCTACCGCATTTATCGGTATCAGTTTAGTTAGTGGTTTTTGGGTTGCCGAGCAGTGGCGCGACGTTTGGCCTATTTTGGGGACGGTTATTGGTACTTACTCCGTATTCTGCCTCTCAGGAATTAGGATGCGCAGCGGCTTTTTGCTCGGTGCTTGTTGTTGGCTTACCAATAATATTCTGGTGGGTTCTATTGGAGGAACGTTACTGGAAATGACCGTAATCGTAATGAATTCAACGACGATCTATCGCTTATATCGCCAGCGGACAGAGCCAAAGCTAAATCAATCAGTTATTGAGTGA
- a CDS encoding RpiB/LacA/LacB family sugar-phosphate isomerase yields the protein MKIALMMENSQAAKNAMVAGELNTVAGGLGHEVFNVGMTDENDHHLTYVHLGIMASILLNSKAVDFVVTGCGTGQGALMSSNLHPGVVCGYCLEPSDAFLFNQINNGNAISLAFAKGFGWAGELNVRYIFEKAFTGNRGEGYPIERAAPQQANAAILNDVKAAVSKDVVEGLRAIDQELVKTAVGSAQFQECFFAHCQVPEIAEYVKSLLD from the coding sequence ATGAAAATTGCACTAATGATGGAAAACAGCCAAGCCGCTAAAAACGCAATGGTGGCTGGTGAACTAAACACTGTAGCGGGTGGCCTTGGTCACGAAGTATTCAACGTCGGTATGACTGATGAAAACGATCATCATCTGACGTACGTCCACTTAGGTATCATGGCGAGCATCCTACTGAATTCAAAAGCAGTAGACTTTGTGGTAACGGGTTGTGGTACTGGCCAAGGTGCACTGATGTCAAGCAATCTGCATCCAGGTGTAGTTTGTGGTTACTGCCTAGAGCCATCTGATGCATTCCTGTTCAACCAAATCAACAACGGTAACGCTATTTCTCTCGCATTCGCTAAAGGCTTTGGTTGGGCTGGTGAACTGAACGTACGTTACATCTTCGAAAAAGCGTTCACTGGAAATCGTGGTGAAGGTTACCCTATTGAGCGAGCAGCGCCTCAGCAAGCCAACGCCGCGATTCTAAATGACGTGAAAGCTGCAGTCTCTAAAGATGTGGTTGAAGGCTTACGCGCCATCGATCAAGAGCTAGTGAAAACAGCAGTAGGTAGCGCCCAGTTCCAGGAGTGCTTCTTCGCACACTGCCAAGTGCCTGAAATCGCAGAATACGTGAAGTCTCTACTGGACTAA
- a CDS encoding sugar kinase: protein MNSISRVAIIGECMVELRKHHGVLQQGFGGDTLNTAVYLSRLTQQHGIETSYVTGLGHDPFSREMLTAWQDERINTDMVYFSKDKLPGIYAIETAEDGERSFFYWREDAAAKYWLREQNFESLVKDLCQHQMIYLSGISLAIIAEEHRQTLIDLLATCRNEGVTIAFDNNFRPKLWPSIELARNFYSKILSVTDMAFLTFDDEVMLWGDNDESEAINRTKNFGVKEIIVKRGADDCFVVTQDQQHTVAALKVDAVKDTTAAGDSFSAGYLAKRILGGDVAASALAGHKVAGSVIQHRGAIIPSELMPTI from the coding sequence ATGAATTCAATCAGTCGCGTCGCTATCATCGGTGAATGTATGGTGGAGCTTAGGAAACATCATGGCGTGCTACAGCAAGGTTTTGGTGGTGATACCCTCAATACGGCTGTTTACCTGTCGCGGTTAACCCAGCAACATGGAATCGAAACGTCATATGTAACAGGGCTGGGACATGATCCGTTTAGTCGCGAAATGCTGACTGCGTGGCAGGACGAACGTATTAACACGGACATGGTCTACTTTTCTAAAGACAAATTGCCGGGCATTTATGCCATTGAAACCGCAGAGGATGGCGAGCGAAGTTTCTTTTACTGGCGCGAAGACGCAGCCGCAAAGTATTGGCTACGCGAGCAAAACTTTGAGTCTTTAGTAAAAGATCTATGCCAACATCAAATGATTTATCTGAGCGGTATTAGCTTAGCTATTATCGCTGAAGAGCACCGTCAAACGCTGATCGACTTGCTGGCTACTTGCCGTAACGAGGGCGTCACCATCGCGTTTGATAATAATTTCCGACCAAAACTTTGGCCAAGTATAGAGTTAGCTCGTAACTTCTACTCAAAAATTCTCAGTGTTACTGACATGGCATTTTTGACTTTCGACGATGAAGTCATGCTTTGGGGTGACAACGATGAATCCGAAGCAATAAACCGAACCAAAAACTTTGGTGTTAAAGAGATCATTGTTAAGCGTGGCGCAGATGATTGTTTTGTTGTGACTCAAGACCAACAGCATACGGTTGCGGCATTGAAAGTAGACGCTGTGAAAGATACGACGGCAGCTGGTGACTCTTTCAGTGCGGGCTACTTAGCAAAACGCATTCTAGGCGGAGACGTTGCTGCATCTGCACTGGCTGGGCACAAAGTCGCTGGTTCTGTTATCCAACATCGCGGTGCAATCATTCCAAGCGAATTGATGCCGACTATTTAA
- the kdgR gene encoding DNA-binding transcriptional regulator KdgR, whose translation MKTTNQPEAVSSVLKVFHILQALGEQKSIGVSDLSQRLMMSKATTYRFLQTMKSLGYVSQEGEDDKYSLTLKLFELGSKSLEYVDLIELADKEMRHISEQTNEALHLGALDENAIIYIHKIDSGYNLRMQSRIGRRNPLYSTAIGKVLLSERDESFVRDVLSGVEFIKHTEKTLENTEQVLEELAQVRAKHFAEDNEEQEPGLRCIAAPVYNRFGQIIAGLSISFPVIRFEEERMEEYVGLLHQAGKNISEQLGYHNYPS comes from the coding sequence ATGAAAACCACAAATCAACCGGAAGCAGTTTCATCAGTACTGAAAGTGTTTCACATTCTTCAAGCGTTAGGCGAGCAAAAATCCATCGGCGTATCTGATCTTTCCCAACGACTAATGATGTCGAAAGCAACCACATATCGTTTTTTACAAACAATGAAGTCGTTAGGCTATGTATCACAAGAAGGTGAAGACGATAAATATTCACTAACGCTTAAGCTATTTGAGTTGGGGTCGAAATCGCTTGAGTATGTCGATCTGATTGAACTGGCCGATAAAGAAATGCGCCACATTTCAGAACAAACCAATGAAGCCTTGCACCTAGGTGCTCTGGATGAAAATGCCATCATTTACATCCACAAAATCGATTCTGGCTACAACCTACGCATGCAATCGCGCATTGGTCGTCGTAACCCTCTCTACAGTACTGCTATTGGTAAAGTGTTACTTTCTGAGCGCGATGAAAGCTTCGTCCGTGATGTGTTAAGCGGTGTAGAATTTATTAAACACACAGAAAAGACACTAGAGAACACTGAACAAGTGCTAGAAGAACTCGCACAAGTTCGCGCTAAACACTTTGCAGAAGATAATGAAGAGCAAGAGCCAGGCCTTCGCTGTATCGCGGCCCCGGTTTATAATCGCTTTGGTCAAATTATTGCCGGTCTTTCTATTTCATTCCCTGTTATTCGCTTTGAAGAAGAGAGAATGGAAGAGTATGTTGGCTTGTTACATCAAGCAGGCAAAAATATTTCAGAGCAATTGGGTTACCATAACTACCCCTCTTAA
- a CDS encoding LysR family transcriptional regulator — protein MANWEGVTEFVAVAETNSFTGAANKLKTSVAQISRRVSALEQRLAVKLLHRTTRKVSLSEAGQLYYQQCKHLLEGLELAELAVTQMQAEPKGILRVTAPVTYGEMNLAPLLHQFLDKYPQVNLDLILTNQRLDLIEKGVDVAIRLGRLQDSSMIAKRLSSRQMYVCASPYYLERFGEPHTLSELGRHQCLVGSVDYWHFKEQNREKSLRVSGRIKCNSGFALVDAAKRGLGLVQLPDYYVQEALDCGELVEVLSDYRDDREGIWALYPPSHNLSPKVRLLIDFLAQELA, from the coding sequence ATGGCGAATTGGGAAGGTGTGACTGAGTTTGTCGCAGTTGCAGAGACAAACAGTTTCACTGGCGCTGCAAATAAACTTAAAACATCGGTTGCACAGATCAGTCGTCGCGTTTCCGCACTAGAGCAACGTTTAGCCGTGAAATTGCTGCATCGTACCACACGTAAAGTTTCTCTTTCTGAGGCAGGTCAGCTTTATTACCAGCAATGTAAGCACCTGTTAGAAGGTTTAGAGTTAGCCGAGCTTGCCGTGACGCAAATGCAGGCGGAGCCCAAAGGTATACTGCGAGTGACGGCTCCGGTTACCTATGGAGAAATGAATCTTGCGCCATTATTGCATCAGTTTCTTGACAAGTATCCTCAGGTGAATCTGGACTTGATTCTGACTAACCAACGACTTGATTTGATTGAAAAAGGTGTGGATGTCGCAATACGTCTGGGGCGTTTGCAAGACTCAAGCATGATTGCCAAGCGGCTTTCTTCACGTCAAATGTATGTCTGTGCAAGTCCTTATTATTTAGAGCGTTTTGGCGAACCCCATACACTCTCAGAACTGGGCCGTCACCAGTGTTTAGTCGGTTCAGTTGACTACTGGCATTTTAAGGAACAAAACAGGGAGAAGTCTCTGCGAGTTTCTGGACGGATCAAATGCAACAGTGGTTTCGCTTTAGTCGATGCAGCAAAGCGTGGACTTGGTTTAGTGCAGTTGCCAGATTATTACGTTCAAGAGGCGTTAGATTGCGGCGAGTTGGTCGAAGTGCTCAGTGATTACCGAGACGATCGCGAAGGTATTTGGGCGCTGTATCCACCAAGTCATAACTTGTCGCCTAAAGTTCGATTACTTATCGACTTTTTAGCGCAAGAGTTGGCGTGA
- a CDS encoding HD domain-containing protein, with protein MNKHNTPLAGFTHMEHGKAQDWKIIAEQFIDYAGELPDRIIKHLLLLDGDFGGFQVDRLTHSLQCATLAYRDGKDDEYVVCALLHDIGDTLGSYNHPDIAATILEPFVSEENHWMIKHHGIFQGYYFFHHLNMDREMHKAYIDHPCYQRTQEFVRKYDAPAFDPQLDTLPLEFFEPMIRKVFEHPVRSIYKQAQDKIAAE; from the coding sequence ATGAACAAGCACAATACCCCACTAGCTGGTTTTACTCATATGGAACATGGCAAAGCACAAGATTGGAAGATCATTGCAGAGCAATTTATTGATTATGCAGGAGAGTTACCAGACAGAATTATCAAACACCTTTTATTGCTTGATGGTGATTTTGGTGGCTTTCAGGTTGATAGACTCACGCATAGCCTACAATGTGCAACACTCGCCTATCGAGATGGTAAAGATGATGAGTACGTCGTGTGTGCGCTACTGCATGATATTGGCGATACGTTGGGTTCGTATAACCATCCCGACATAGCTGCCACTATTCTCGAGCCTTTCGTCAGTGAAGAGAATCACTGGATGATCAAACATCATGGTATTTTCCAGGGATATTACTTCTTCCATCACTTGAATATGGACAGAGAGATGCACAAAGCTTATATCGACCATCCTTGCTACCAGCGCACACAGGAATTTGTGCGTAAATATGATGCACCAGCGTTTGATCCTCAATTAGACACCCTACCGCTAGAATTCTTTGAGCCGATGATCCGCAAGGTGTTTGAGCATCCTGTCCGTTCGATTTACAAACAAGCACAAGACAAAATAGCAGCAGAATAG